A region from the Cryptosporangium arvum DSM 44712 genome encodes:
- the serC gene encoding phosphoserine transaminase, whose translation MTITIPAELLPADGRFGSGPSKVRPDSIDALVATGRSFLGTSHRQATVRNEVARLRAGLATLFALPDGYEVILGVGGTTAFWEAAVFGLIRDRAQFLSFGEFGAKFAKAAKVAPFLGDPTIVESAPGDAPVFEFEDGVDVYATPHNETSTGVAIPVRRVPGDHLMLHDGTSAAAGLAVDVSETDVYYFAPQKGLGSEGGLWLAIMSPAALERVERISASGRYIPAFLDLVTAIDNSRKDQTYNTPALTTIFLAAEQVDWFNAQGGLAWTTQRTTESARTLYEWAESSSFATPYVKDPEKRSHVVGTIDFAESVDAAAVAKVLRANGIVDTEPYRKLGRNQLRIAMFPGIDPTDVAKLTASIDYTVAALG comes from the coding sequence GTGACCATCACCATCCCCGCAGAGTTGTTGCCCGCTGACGGTCGGTTCGGTTCCGGCCCGTCGAAGGTCCGCCCCGACTCGATCGACGCCCTCGTCGCGACGGGCCGCAGCTTCCTCGGGACGTCGCACCGGCAGGCGACCGTGCGGAACGAGGTGGCGCGCCTTCGAGCCGGTCTCGCCACGCTCTTCGCGCTTCCCGACGGTTACGAGGTGATCCTCGGTGTCGGCGGCACCACCGCGTTCTGGGAGGCCGCGGTGTTCGGGCTGATCCGCGATCGCGCCCAGTTCCTCTCGTTCGGCGAGTTCGGCGCCAAGTTCGCCAAGGCCGCCAAGGTCGCGCCGTTCCTGGGGGACCCGACGATCGTCGAGTCGGCTCCCGGCGACGCCCCGGTGTTCGAGTTCGAGGACGGTGTGGACGTTTACGCCACCCCGCACAACGAGACCTCCACCGGAGTCGCGATCCCGGTGCGCCGGGTGCCCGGCGACCACCTGATGCTGCACGACGGCACGTCGGCCGCCGCAGGGCTCGCGGTGGACGTCTCGGAGACCGATGTGTACTACTTCGCGCCGCAGAAGGGGCTCGGCAGCGAGGGCGGGTTGTGGCTGGCGATCATGTCGCCGGCCGCGCTGGAGCGGGTCGAGCGGATCAGCGCGTCCGGGCGGTACATCCCGGCGTTCCTGGACCTGGTCACCGCGATCGACAACTCGCGCAAAGACCAGACCTACAACACCCCGGCGCTGACGACGATCTTCCTCGCCGCCGAGCAGGTGGACTGGTTCAACGCCCAGGGCGGTCTGGCGTGGACGACGCAGCGCACCACCGAGTCGGCCCGGACGCTCTACGAGTGGGCCGAGAGCTCGTCGTTCGCCACGCCGTACGTCAAGGACCCGGAGAAGCGTTCGCACGTCGTCGGCACGATCGACTTCGCGGAGTCGGTCGACGCGGCCGCGGTGGCGAAGGTGTTGCGGGCGAACGGAATCGTCGACACCGAGCCGTACCGGAAGCTCGGTCGCAACCAGCTGCGCATCGCGATGTTCCCGGGCATCGACCCGACCGACGTGGCGAAGCTGACCGCCTCGATCGACTACACAGTGGCCGCTCTGGGGTGA
- a CDS encoding MarR family winged helix-turn-helix transcriptional regulator, whose product MTVTDPHENDELAVRLRSATGRFFRRLRAERPAHGLTMTQISALFSISKGGGELTPRGLAEIERVQPPAATRTVAVLEERGLVRRAPHPTDGRQIVLSMTPDGDTLIAADRQAREAWLAARIAELDPSDRETLRAAATILERLARA is encoded by the coding sequence GTGACAGTCACGGATCCGCACGAGAACGACGAGTTGGCGGTCCGGCTGCGGTCGGCCACCGGGCGGTTCTTCCGCCGGCTCCGGGCCGAGCGCCCGGCGCACGGTCTGACGATGACCCAGATCTCGGCGCTGTTCAGCATCTCCAAGGGCGGTGGTGAGCTCACGCCGCGCGGGCTGGCCGAGATCGAGCGGGTGCAGCCACCGGCCGCCACCCGCACGGTGGCGGTGCTGGAGGAGCGTGGCCTGGTCCGCCGGGCTCCGCACCCGACCGACGGGCGGCAGATCGTGCTCTCGATGACGCCGGACGGCGACACGCTGATCGCGGCCGACCGGCAGGCGCGGGAGGCCTGGCTCGCGGCCCGGATCGCCGAGCTCGACCCCTCCGACCGGGAGACGCTCCGCGCGGCGGCCACCATCCTGGAACGGCTGGCCCGCGCATGA
- a CDS encoding DUF2530 domain-containing protein, with protein MARRPTRPTPEPLDVDAVSVVTAGTVLWGVGALVLATFGRGWLSDHDDEWWIWTCVAGFVLGLVGIAFVRRRRSKLGRVAAARAEQPVAPAVPAETEPAQRTEKA; from the coding sequence ATGGCTCGCCGTCCGACACGTCCGACGCCGGAGCCCCTGGATGTCGACGCGGTGAGCGTCGTCACGGCAGGCACCGTGCTCTGGGGAGTCGGCGCCCTCGTGCTGGCGACCTTCGGCCGCGGCTGGCTCTCCGACCACGACGACGAGTGGTGGATCTGGACCTGCGTCGCCGGGTTCGTGCTCGGCCTGGTCGGTATCGCGTTCGTGCGCCGCCGCCGTAGCAAGCTCGGACGGGTGGCGGCGGCCCGCGCCGAGCAGCCCGTCGCGCCCGCGGTGCCGGCCGAGACCGAGCCCGCGCAGCGCACGGAAAAGGCCTGA
- the sepH gene encoding septation protein SepH: protein MRPLRFVALSADGQAMILTDEVGRMLSLAIDDQVIAAVQRERTGTPGQLSMDVEATLTPRDIQSRIRSGESAEHVARLANVPMEKVLRFAGPVLQERAAMAQLARRTRLRGAESGQTLADVVDARLRAHGIDVETVAWDSYRREDGGWRTTATWPSGKATAHAIWDLDRARSMVSPVDEMANFLSSEKQEDLLVGPDEQMLAFGVQPGKLPEDADPKEGPVVPALSMLRRRDERRREEPVAVASAEAVAAPAREVPRELPREGRGDLRQAARDSGRGRALDPRFDDFRRSEPSREHAPTPNPEPPAADAGSGPAAAATAPTIGGTAPGLGGGAVQPGAPGHGAPGHGGAPGPGGTPGQGGTPGHGAPGHAPGLGGRDGLGGRDGLGGRTGLGGRGGLGGRDGLGGDGRGAVASPGSADGPISGGRSAGWLDEPRPAGGARPDEVRRPDPWGDDPRRPAGRRGDVSTGDATPTSGGGFAGRNDWRERLDPTGVGTPPTASPARPEPQPPKAGSGRGRKAELPSWDDILFGSGARRP, encoded by the coding sequence ATGCGACCGTTGCGGTTCGTCGCGCTCTCCGCTGACGGGCAGGCCATGATTCTGACCGACGAGGTCGGGCGGATGCTTTCGCTCGCCATCGACGACCAGGTGATCGCCGCCGTCCAGCGGGAGCGGACCGGTACCCCCGGTCAGCTATCGATGGATGTGGAGGCGACGTTGACGCCGCGTGACATTCAGTCCCGGATCCGTTCCGGTGAGTCGGCGGAACACGTCGCTCGACTCGCGAACGTTCCGATGGAGAAGGTCCTACGCTTCGCCGGTCCCGTGCTGCAGGAGCGCGCCGCGATGGCCCAGCTGGCGCGGCGCACGCGTCTGCGCGGCGCCGAGAGCGGACAGACGCTCGCGGACGTCGTCGACGCGCGTCTTCGTGCGCACGGCATCGACGTGGAGACCGTCGCGTGGGACAGCTACCGCCGGGAAGACGGCGGTTGGCGTACCACGGCGACGTGGCCGTCGGGCAAGGCGACCGCGCACGCGATCTGGGACCTCGACCGCGCCCGTTCGATGGTGTCGCCGGTCGACGAGATGGCGAACTTCCTCTCCAGCGAGAAGCAGGAAGACCTGCTGGTCGGGCCGGACGAGCAGATGCTCGCCTTCGGCGTGCAGCCCGGGAAGTTGCCGGAGGACGCCGACCCCAAGGAGGGCCCGGTCGTACCGGCGCTCTCGATGCTGCGGCGGCGCGACGAGCGTCGGCGGGAAGAGCCAGTGGCAGTCGCTTCGGCGGAGGCCGTGGCCGCTCCGGCGCGCGAGGTTCCGCGGGAGCTGCCCCGGGAGGGGCGTGGCGACCTTCGGCAGGCCGCTCGGGACAGCGGTCGCGGTCGGGCGCTCGACCCGCGTTTCGACGACTTCCGCCGGTCCGAGCCCTCGCGTGAACACGCCCCCACGCCGAACCCGGAGCCGCCGGCCGCGGACGCCGGATCCGGTCCTGCGGCGGCGGCCACGGCCCCGACCATCGGCGGCACCGCTCCCGGCCTCGGCGGCGGCGCTGTTCAGCCGGGCGCGCCCGGGCACGGCGCACCTGGGCACGGCGGTGCACCCGGCCCCGGCGGTACGCCCGGACAGGGCGGCACGCCTGGTCACGGCGCACCGGGGCATGCTCCCGGGCTCGGCGGGCGTGACGGCCTCGGCGGACGTGACGGGCTCGGCGGACGCACCGGCCTGGGTGGTCGTGGAGGCCTCGGAGGGCGTGACGGTCTCGGTGGAGACGGGCGCGGCGCTGTCGCTTCCCCGGGCTCGGCCGACGGGCCGATCAGCGGCGGACGGTCCGCCGGGTGGCTCGACGAGCCCCGCCCGGCCGGAGGCGCGCGCCCGGACGAGGTGCGCCGCCCCGACCCGTGGGGCGACGACCCGCGACGCCCGGCCGGTCGCCGCGGCGACGTGAGCACCGGTGACGCCACGCCGACCTCCGGCGGTGGATTCGCCGGGCGGAACGACTGGCGCGAGCGCCTCGACCCCACCGGCGTCGGAACGCCCCCCACCGCGAGCCCGGCCCGCCCCGAGCCCCAGCCGCCCAAGGCCGGCAGCGGCCGCGGACGCAAAGCCGAACTCCCCAGCTGGGACGACATCCTCTTCGGCTCCGGCGCCCGTAGGCCGTAG
- a CDS encoding thioesterase family protein yields the protein MLEIHTEIRETGPDRYATLIDGGWAIGSSLNGGYLQLPVVRAVLAAEGHPHPVAVTTDYLQAPHAGEAEIVVERLRTGKTIGTSRATLIQDGQPCLVSSVVTSTLDSNAPDVDLAPPIELPSPDQCTRIRSDVMPGTNLALMDHVDVRLAPEFANVVRGRPDGSMALRGWVRMVDGRDPDPLVCLLAADAFPPVTFTIGRYGWAPTVQLTTYLRVLPAPGWLRCELRGRVLANGWFDEDCTIRDSAGRLVAQSRQIARIPRVPTPSPTEN from the coding sequence GTGCTGGAGATCCATACCGAGATTCGGGAGACCGGTCCAGATCGGTACGCGACGCTCATCGACGGCGGTTGGGCGATCGGTTCGTCGCTCAACGGAGGCTATCTTCAGCTGCCGGTCGTGAGAGCGGTGCTCGCAGCCGAGGGCCATCCGCACCCGGTGGCCGTCACCACCGACTACCTCCAGGCTCCGCACGCCGGTGAAGCCGAGATCGTGGTGGAGCGGCTGCGCACCGGCAAGACGATCGGTACCAGCCGGGCCACGCTGATCCAGGACGGCCAGCCCTGCCTGGTGTCTTCGGTGGTCACTAGCACGCTGGATTCGAACGCCCCCGACGTCGACCTGGCGCCGCCGATCGAGTTGCCGTCGCCCGACCAGTGCACGCGGATCCGGTCGGACGTCATGCCGGGCACGAACCTCGCGTTGATGGACCACGTCGACGTCCGGCTCGCCCCGGAGTTCGCGAACGTGGTGCGGGGCCGGCCGGACGGCAGCATGGCCCTGCGTGGATGGGTGCGGATGGTGGACGGGCGCGATCCCGACCCGCTGGTGTGCCTGCTCGCGGCCGACGCGTTCCCGCCGGTGACGTTCACCATCGGGCGCTACGGCTGGGCGCCCACCGTGCAGCTGACGACGTACCTGCGGGTGCTGCCGGCGCCGGGGTGGCTGCGGTGCGAGCTCCGCGGGCGCGTGCTCGCGAACGGCTGGTTCGACGAGGACTGCACGATCCGCGACTCCGCCGGCCGCCTGGTGGCCCAGTCCCGCCAGATAGCCCGCATCCCCCGAGTCCCCACCCCCAGCCCCACCGAGAACTGA
- a CDS encoding daunorubicin resistance protein DrrA family ABC transporter ATP-binding protein, translating into MSYAIEAEGLVKRFGSTTALNGVDLAVPTGTILGVLGPNGAGKTTAVRVLATLIKPDAGRARVGGFDVLTQAQSVRARIAVTGQYASIDEDLTGTENLTMIGRLLELSRRDAKARARELLERFELTEAAGRSAKTYSGGMRRRLDLAASLVGHPDVIYLDEPTTGLDPRSRGEVWSTIRALVADGVTVLLTTQYLDEADQLADSIAVIDRGELIATGTPDQLKAQVGDQTIEVHPLDEADLADVEAIVAAVTRVRPTRNQARGLVTAPVAEPTLLADVVRRLDDAGIAVGELGLRRASLDEVFLTLTGHPAEDAA; encoded by the coding sequence ATGTCCTACGCGATCGAGGCCGAGGGCCTCGTGAAGCGGTTCGGGTCGACGACCGCGCTCAACGGCGTCGACCTCGCCGTCCCGACCGGCACGATCCTCGGCGTGCTCGGCCCCAACGGGGCCGGGAAGACCACCGCGGTCCGCGTGCTGGCCACCCTGATCAAGCCCGACGCCGGCCGGGCCCGCGTCGGCGGCTTCGACGTTCTCACCCAGGCGCAGTCGGTGCGGGCCCGGATCGCGGTGACCGGGCAGTACGCGTCGATCGACGAGGACCTGACCGGCACCGAGAACCTGACGATGATCGGCCGGCTGCTCGAGCTGTCCCGCCGGGACGCCAAGGCCCGCGCCCGTGAACTGCTCGAACGCTTCGAGCTCACCGAGGCGGCCGGCCGCTCGGCGAAGACGTACTCCGGCGGCATGCGGCGCCGGCTCGACCTGGCCGCGAGCCTCGTCGGCCACCCCGACGTCATCTATCTCGACGAGCCGACGACCGGCCTCGACCCGCGCAGCCGCGGCGAGGTCTGGTCCACGATCCGCGCGCTCGTCGCCGACGGCGTGACCGTGTTGCTGACCACCCAGTACCTCGACGAGGCCGACCAGCTGGCCGATTCGATCGCGGTGATCGACCGCGGCGAGCTGATCGCCACCGGCACCCCCGACCAGCTCAAAGCGCAGGTCGGCGACCAGACGATCGAGGTGCACCCGCTCGATGAGGCCGACCTCGCCGACGTCGAGGCGATCGTGGCCGCGGTCACCCGGGTGCGACCCACCCGGAACCAGGCCCGAGGGCTGGTGACCGCTCCGGTCGCGGAACCCACGCTGCTCGCCGACGTCGTCCGCCGGTTGGACGACGCCGGGATCGCGGTCGGCGAGCTGGGCCTGCGCCGGGCCAGCCTCGACGAGGTGTTCCTCACGCTCACCGGCCACCCGGCCGAGGACGCCGCATGA
- a CDS encoding 2'-5' RNA ligase family protein, translating to MDHLRSTVETLHVTRADAGVVRSDMWHLTLAFLGEVTDPEMVRDRVAECAADKIHLMRSTANAYDSLADWPVPPQGPCLNLEPAQGDAADRAGGRRV from the coding sequence GTGGACCATCTCCGGAGCACCGTCGAGACGCTGCACGTGACCCGGGCGGACGCCGGCGTCGTGCGCTCGGACATGTGGCACCTCACGCTCGCGTTCCTCGGCGAGGTCACCGATCCGGAGATGGTTCGCGATCGGGTCGCGGAGTGCGCCGCCGACAAAATCCACCTGATGCGCAGCACCGCGAACGCCTACGACTCACTGGCGGACTGGCCCGTACCACCACAAGGCCCCTGCTTGAACCTGGAGCCCGCCCAGGGCGACGCTGCCGATCGGGCGGGAGGACGCCGCGTATAG
- a CDS encoding MFS transporter, translating to MFSSLSVRNYRLFAGGQIVSLTGTWAQMTAQDWLVLDLSHNSGTALGVVTALQFTPVLLLTLWAGALADRLDKRKVLIATQAASMLLALGMGALVVTGSAQLWNVYVFALLLGTVNAFDTPTRQSFISEMVGPDRLPNAVSLNSATFNSARLLGPAVGGLVIATFGTGPAFLLNGASYVAVLIGLFAMRPGDLLTGKRVERGRGQVAEGLRFVWGRKDLLLVIAMMSVLGTLGMNFNLTLPLLAKVEFDVGPASFGLLSAAFAGGALIGALIGARRTTRPSARWVLSCAVVFGVLECAVAFTPNFGIAALVLLFVGLAFIAHNNAANARVQLGTPAHLRGRVMSLYMLVFLGGTPLGSLIVGPISERYGPRAGLLLGGAAVLIAALTLAAARMRARNRETASERQKLTSVAAVSN from the coding sequence ATGTTCTCCTCGTTGAGCGTCCGGAACTACCGGCTGTTCGCGGGCGGCCAGATCGTCTCGCTCACCGGCACCTGGGCCCAGATGACCGCGCAGGACTGGCTGGTGCTGGACCTGTCGCACAACTCCGGCACCGCGCTCGGCGTCGTGACCGCTCTGCAGTTCACCCCGGTGCTGCTGCTGACGCTCTGGGCCGGCGCGCTGGCCGACCGGCTGGACAAGCGCAAGGTGCTGATCGCCACCCAGGCGGCATCGATGCTGCTCGCGTTGGGGATGGGCGCACTCGTGGTCACCGGCTCGGCGCAGCTGTGGAACGTGTACGTGTTCGCGCTCCTGCTCGGCACCGTGAACGCGTTCGACACCCCGACCCGGCAGTCGTTCATCTCCGAGATGGTCGGCCCCGACCGCCTGCCCAACGCGGTGTCGCTCAACTCCGCGACGTTCAACTCCGCGCGTCTGCTCGGCCCGGCCGTCGGCGGTCTGGTCATCGCGACGTTCGGCACCGGCCCCGCGTTCCTGCTCAACGGGGCCAGCTACGTGGCGGTGCTGATCGGCCTGTTCGCGATGCGCCCCGGCGACCTGCTCACCGGTAAGCGGGTGGAGCGGGGCAGGGGCCAGGTCGCCGAGGGCCTGCGTTTCGTCTGGGGCCGGAAGGACCTGCTGCTGGTCATCGCGATGATGTCGGTGCTCGGCACGCTCGGCATGAACTTCAACCTGACGCTGCCGCTGCTGGCCAAGGTGGAGTTCGACGTCGGTCCGGCGTCGTTCGGTCTGCTCTCGGCCGCGTTCGCCGGTGGGGCGTTGATCGGTGCGTTGATCGGAGCCCGGCGCACCACGCGGCCCTCGGCCCGCTGGGTGTTGAGCTGCGCGGTGGTGTTCGGCGTACTGGAGTGCGCGGTGGCGTTCACTCCGAACTTCGGGATCGCGGCGCTCGTGTTGTTGTTCGTGGGTCTGGCCTTCATCGCGCACAACAACGCGGCGAACGCGCGCGTGCAGCTCGGTACGCCCGCACACCTGCGTGGCCGCGTGATGTCGCTGTACATGTTGGTCTTCCTCGGTGGTACTCCGCTGGGCTCACTGATCGTCGGTCCGATCTCGGAGCGCTACGGCCCCCGGGCCGGCCTGCTGCTGGGGGGCGCCGCGGTGCTGATCGCCGCGCTCACGCTCGCCGCCGCCCGCATGAGGGCACGAAATCGGGAGACGGCGTCAGAGCGACAGAAGCTAACTTCTGTGGCGGCAGTGAGCAATTAG
- a CDS encoding aldo/keto reductase: MEYVRLGRSGLRVSRLCLGTMNFGPETSEPDSHRIMDTAHDQGINFFDTANVYGRKTGEGVTEQIIGNWFASGGGRRERTVLATKVYGGMGDWPNQSKLSALHIRRACDESLKRLKTDYIDLYQMHHVDRDTPWDEIWEAMEVLRQQGKILYVGSSNFAGWHLAQAQEAAKARHFLGLVSEQSYYNLLNRWIELEVLPAARQYGIGVIPWSPLDGGLLSGAIRKQREGNGSRSSSERAAAGLEKHRTTLEAYEKLCADLGHDPAEVGLAWLLAQDGVTAPIVGPRTGEQLDSGLRAAELALDADTLGKLDELFPAPFPNPGKPAPEAYAW, from the coding sequence ATGGAGTACGTCCGGCTGGGGCGGTCAGGGCTCCGGGTCAGCAGGCTCTGCCTGGGGACGATGAACTTCGGCCCGGAAACCTCGGAGCCGGACAGCCACCGGATCATGGACACCGCCCATGACCAGGGAATCAACTTCTTCGACACGGCGAACGTCTACGGCCGGAAAACCGGAGAGGGCGTCACCGAGCAGATCATCGGTAACTGGTTCGCCTCCGGTGGCGGACGCCGTGAGCGCACTGTTCTCGCCACGAAGGTCTACGGCGGAATGGGTGATTGGCCCAACCAGTCGAAGCTTTCCGCGCTGCACATCCGGCGCGCCTGTGACGAATCCCTCAAACGTCTTAAAACTGACTACATCGACCTCTACCAGATGCATCACGTCGACCGGGACACCCCGTGGGACGAGATCTGGGAAGCGATGGAGGTCCTGCGCCAGCAGGGCAAGATCCTGTACGTCGGGTCGAGCAACTTCGCCGGGTGGCATCTCGCCCAGGCCCAGGAGGCGGCCAAGGCTCGGCACTTCCTTGGGCTGGTGAGCGAGCAGTCGTACTACAACCTGCTCAACCGGTGGATCGAGCTGGAGGTGCTGCCGGCCGCCCGGCAGTACGGCATCGGAGTCATCCCGTGGTCGCCGCTGGACGGCGGCCTGCTCTCGGGGGCGATCCGCAAGCAGCGTGAGGGCAACGGTTCGCGGAGCAGCTCCGAGCGCGCCGCGGCCGGCCTGGAGAAGCACCGGACGACGCTCGAGGCGTACGAGAAGCTCTGCGCCGACCTCGGGCACGACCCCGCCGAGGTCGGGCTCGCCTGGCTGCTGGCGCAGGACGGCGTCACCGCGCCGATCGTCGGGCCGCGTACCGGTGAGCAGCTCGACAGCGGCCTGCGCGCGGCGGAGCTGGCGCTCGACGCTGACACTCTGGGCAAGCTCGACGAGCTGTTCCCGGCTCCCTTCCCGAACCCCGGCAAACCCGCCCCCGAGGCCTACGCCTGGTAG